A region from the Algoriphagus machipongonensis genome encodes:
- a CDS encoding LLM class flavin-dependent oxidoreductase yields the protein MELGISTFAELTPDPKTGEKLSPAQRMKNLMEEIQLSDQVGLDVYAIGEHHRPDFVVSSPATVLAAAAVITKNIKLSSAVTVLGSEDPVRVFQQFAHVDLLSEGRAEIMAGRGSFIESFPLFGQDLNDYDAIFAEKLDLLLQLNKSEQISWRGKFRPAIPNRGVYPRPFQEEIPIWLAVGGTPQSVVRAAEKGLPLALAIIGGSPDRFTYFTDLYKQTWTKAGRKPEDIQIAVHSHGFIGEDSEQAAEDFYGPYSYVMTQLGKERGWPPMNRGQFDAMRSQEGSLVLGDPQEVIDKILMQQEMMGLTRYLLHLSVGTMPHDKLMKAIELYGNIVAPAVRKALSK from the coding sequence ATGGAATTAGGAATCAGTACTTTTGCCGAACTAACCCCAGATCCTAAGACTGGAGAGAAACTTTCACCTGCTCAGCGCATGAAAAACCTGATGGAGGAAATCCAACTCTCTGATCAAGTAGGTTTGGATGTATATGCGATTGGAGAACACCATAGGCCAGATTTTGTGGTTTCTTCACCTGCCACAGTTTTAGCAGCCGCAGCTGTAATTACCAAAAATATCAAACTTTCATCAGCAGTTACAGTTTTGGGTTCCGAAGACCCTGTTCGCGTTTTCCAGCAGTTTGCCCATGTGGATTTGTTGTCAGAAGGACGTGCAGAGATTATGGCAGGAAGAGGATCATTTATAGAATCTTTTCCGCTTTTCGGTCAGGACCTGAATGATTACGATGCAATTTTCGCTGAAAAACTTGATTTACTTTTACAATTAAACAAATCTGAGCAGATTTCTTGGAGAGGAAAATTTCGTCCTGCAATCCCCAATAGAGGGGTATACCCTAGGCCTTTCCAAGAGGAGATTCCTATTTGGTTGGCAGTGGGAGGAACGCCACAATCTGTCGTGAGAGCTGCTGAAAAAGGTTTGCCTCTAGCTTTGGCTATTATAGGAGGAAGCCCAGATCGATTTACCTATTTCACGGATTTATATAAACAGACTTGGACAAAGGCTGGGAGAAAACCTGAGGATATACAGATTGCCGTGCACTCTCATGGATTTATTGGTGAAGACTCCGAACAGGCAGCGGAAGATTTTTATGGTCCATACTCTTATGTGATGACCCAATTGGGAAAAGAGAGGGGATGGCCACCTATGAACAGAGGTCAATTTGATGCCATGCGTTCTCAAGAAGGGTCTCTAGTTTTGGGAGATCCCCAAGAAGTGATCGATAAGATATTGATGCAACAGGAAATGATGGGCTTGACACGCTACTTACTTCACTTAAGTGTTGGCACTATGCCGCATGATAAATTGATGAAAGCTATAGAATTGTATGGAAATATAGTGGCGCCGGCAGTTAGGAAAGCCCTTAGCAAATAA
- a CDS encoding NAD-dependent epimerase/dehydratase family protein: MDKQRVFFTGGSGKAGKHVIPYLLDQGHQVMNVDLKPLNYPGVDNLIADITDSGQMFNAMSSYANLGELEPGNGVPKFDAVVHFAAVPRILINPDNETFRVNTIGTYNVIEAAVKLGIKKVIVASSETTYGFCFSDGKTDPDFLPLEEDYDVNPMDSYGMSKVVNEQTARSFQRRSGIDIYALRIGNVIEPHEYSELFPHYFKNPEVRRRNAFNYIDARDLGQIVDLCLKKEGLGYQVFNAANDQNGAVIPSKELAKRFFPGVPITRELGEHEALYSNRKIREVLGFKEQHPWQKYLDWE, from the coding sequence ATGGATAAGCAAAGAGTATTTTTTACTGGAGGTTCAGGAAAAGCAGGAAAGCATGTTATTCCTTACCTATTGGATCAGGGACATCAAGTGATGAATGTGGATTTAAAGCCCTTAAATTACCCAGGAGTGGATAATCTAATCGCAGATATTACAGATTCAGGACAGATGTTTAATGCCATGAGCTCTTATGCAAACCTAGGTGAATTGGAGCCAGGAAATGGCGTGCCCAAGTTTGATGCGGTGGTGCATTTTGCTGCAGTCCCCAGAATCCTGATCAATCCTGACAATGAAACTTTCCGGGTCAATACGATTGGAACCTATAATGTGATTGAGGCGGCTGTGAAACTGGGAATTAAAAAGGTGATTGTTGCCTCCTCGGAAACTACCTACGGATTCTGCTTTTCTGATGGTAAAACCGATCCTGATTTTCTTCCCCTGGAAGAGGATTATGACGTAAATCCAATGGATAGCTATGGAATGTCTAAAGTTGTCAATGAGCAGACTGCACGCAGCTTTCAGAGAAGATCTGGTATTGATATTTATGCGCTTCGAATTGGCAATGTGATTGAACCACATGAATATTCTGAATTATTTCCTCACTATTTTAAAAACCCTGAAGTTCGTAGAAGGAATGCCTTCAACTATATTGATGCAAGGGATTTGGGGCAAATTGTGGATTTATGTTTGAAAAAAGAAGGGTTGGGTTATCAAGTATTTAATGCGGCCAACGATCAAAATGGTGCTGTAATTCCCAGCAAGGAGTTGGCAAAGAGATTCTTTCCAGGTGTTCCGATTACTCGTGAACTTGGAGAACATGAAGCTCTATATTCCAACCGTAAAATCCGCGAAGTCCTAGGGTTCAAAGAGCAGCATCCGTGGCAAAAGTACTTGGATTGGGAGTAG
- the tnpA gene encoding IS200/IS605 family transposase, with product MPFVKVYIHFVWTTKNRYPYFNSKELRLKVWEHIRENSKSKGIFVDFVSGHDDHCHCLVSLGINQTIQKIMQLIKGESSYWINKSQLTAEKFEWQDEYYAVSVSESVLDRVRKYIKNQEDHHRKKSFQEEYEEFIEKFGFQKFQDL from the coding sequence ATGCCTTTCGTCAAAGTTTATATCCATTTTGTATGGACTACAAAAAATCGATATCCTTATTTTAATAGCAAAGAATTGCGATTAAAAGTATGGGAACATATTCGAGAAAACTCAAAATCTAAAGGAATTTTCGTAGACTTTGTGAGTGGACACGATGATCACTGTCATTGCCTAGTTTCTTTGGGAATAAATCAAACCATCCAAAAAATTATGCAACTCATCAAAGGTGAGTCTTCCTATTGGATTAATAAAAGTCAATTGACAGCAGAGAAATTTGAATGGCAAGATGAATATTACGCAGTTTCAGTTTCTGAGTCGGTGCTAGATCGGGTTAGGAAATATATCAAGAATCAAGAGGATCATCATAGGAAAAAGTCTTTTCAAGAAGAATATGAGGAATTCATTGAAAAATTTGGATTCCAAAAATTTCAAGATTTATGA
- a CDS encoding DUF4235 domain-containing protein: MNLSKNKFTLLSTLLTVGVAALAKTAVDNRYEKITGKSAPKNPETDDASLGDVILYTAITAAVGMTVKLLVRKFFTKKWKKLDGEVPKHLK, encoded by the coding sequence ATGAACCTCTCTAAAAACAAATTCACTTTACTATCTACTCTGCTTACTGTAGGAGTAGCAGCACTTGCAAAAACGGCTGTAGACAACCGTTATGAGAAAATTACCGGAAAATCGGCTCCAAAAAACCCAGAAACAGATGATGCATCCCTTGGGGATGTAATTCTATATACTGCTATTACTGCTGCTGTTGGCATGACTGTAAAGTTATTAGTGAGGAAATTTTTTACCAAAAAGTGGAAAAAACTGGATGGGGAAGTTCCGAAACACTTGAAGTAG
- a CDS encoding fasciclin domain-containing protein, with product MLTKMNYTWKGLLVILISFAFASCTDTEESSSPMLESNLKSIPEVLKTMEKNSDSGDLNARKNGGNTYATFNAALGKSGLASVFAKNELTVFAPNDAAFAELGLNPGNIGDLEGLTDILLYHVVAGSVYSSELVEGFVPTINGIAVKISLADGPMVNDSNIILTDKMARNGVIHGIDAVLFPPMENVMELLDNTVSTTGDFTTLQAAIDAVPDLRETLIGLDGITIFAPNDEAFNKVGLNAGTVGFFDTDRLANILQYHVFGGGVVFSSDLMDGDITMLQGGTLTVDTSGPSLIDENNRDSDIILTDLQASNGIIHGISDVILPLNY from the coding sequence ATGCTAACAAAAATGAATTATACCTGGAAGGGTTTATTAGTCATCCTAATATCCTTTGCTTTTGCTTCCTGTACTGATACGGAAGAGTCAAGCAGCCCAATGCTGGAAAGTAATCTAAAGTCAATTCCTGAGGTCTTAAAAACAATGGAAAAGAATTCGGATTCCGGGGATTTGAATGCTAGAAAAAATGGAGGAAATACCTATGCCACCTTTAATGCAGCATTAGGTAAATCAGGATTAGCCTCTGTTTTTGCTAAAAATGAATTGACAGTTTTTGCACCAAATGATGCTGCCTTTGCAGAACTAGGGTTAAACCCTGGTAATATCGGTGATTTGGAAGGCTTAACAGATATTTTGCTTTACCATGTGGTGGCTGGGTCTGTTTATTCCAGTGAATTAGTAGAGGGTTTTGTTCCTACTATCAATGGTATTGCCGTGAAGATCAGCTTGGCAGATGGACCTATGGTCAACGATTCCAATATTATTTTAACCGATAAAATGGCTAGAAACGGAGTGATTCATGGAATCGATGCAGTACTTTTTCCTCCCATGGAGAATGTCATGGAGCTTTTGGATAATACTGTAAGCACTACAGGAGATTTCACTACTTTACAAGCGGCGATTGATGCAGTTCCGGACCTTAGAGAAACCTTAATTGGTTTGGATGGTATTACGATCTTCGCCCCAAATGATGAGGCATTTAATAAAGTTGGTCTAAATGCCGGAACTGTTGGTTTTTTTGACACAGATAGGCTTGCAAATATTTTACAATACCATGTTTTTGGTGGGGGAGTTGTTTTCTCTTCAGATTTAATGGATGGGGATATCACTATGTTACAAGGCGGTACTCTAACTGTCGATACTTCAGGGCCTTCATTAATTGATGAGAATAACCGCGATTCAGATATAATTTTAACTGATTTACAAGCATCTAATGGAATAATACATGGAATCAGTGATGTTATTTTACCTTTGAATTATTGA